The Candidatus Obscuribacter sp. genomic interval TCAACTTTGTCTTCTATCAGGTAACCAGAACCTAGTACGGTTTTGATCAAATCTTCTTTGCCGATATTTGCAAGTTGACGTCTCAGAGTTTTCATACAAGTGCGCACGGTGTCTTCAGAGGCTTCGCTCTCAGATGGCCAGACCGCGTCCAACAGTGCTTTGGCACCAAAGGGGCGGTTGGGATGGCGCATCAAAAACTCAAGGAGTGAGCATTGTTTGGGCATCAAATGCACTGCGTTTGCGCCGGCTTTGGCGGTGCGAGTCTCAAGCTCCAGGTGCAGACCCTGGATAGTCAGCTCGGTTGGCAAAAGTCCTTTGGGGCGACGCAAAAGGCTGCGGATGCGAGCACTCAGCTCGCGCACATCAAATGGTTTGACCATGTAGTCGTCGGCACCGGAGTCGAGCCCCTCTTCACGATTGATGATCTCGCCTCTGCCGGTAAGAAAAATAATTGGAGTGGTACCGCCATTTTTGCGGTATGTCCTGAGGACATCTATTCCGGCTACTCCGGGCAATCCCCAGTCGAGCACAATGACATCAAATTCAAAACTGCCGAGCATTTGCAGGGCGTCACCGCCGTTATGGACAACTTCCAGGGCGTGATTTTCAAGGGTAAACCAGTCTTGCATGCGCTCTGCAAGTTCTAAATCGTCTTCGACCAGGAGAATTTTTGCCATGACCTATTAAGAAAGAATATTATCCGGTCGCCAGTTGTCTATTATGTTAACCGAGAAAGCGCACATAATAGAACAGTTTTGTGGACAACTTGTGCCAATTTAAATGAGTTAGCAGGGTAAAATCTCAAGAGAAATGACACAGGCTAAGCGATTCTCTCCCAAAATATTGCATAAGGGCCTGGCTCTTGTCCTGACGCCGATAATATTTGAAAGCGTATTTTTTTATCAGCTAGCTCAGCTAGTCACCAGTGCTGAGCAACTTGCTCAGGCTGAAGCACGCCAGAGTACTATCGTTGAGCATACCAACTCTCTAATTTCGATGTTTGTTAATGCTACTGGCAGTATCGCTACTTACATCCTCACCGGCAATCAGACTTATGCTGCCATGGCCAGGCAATCCCGCATTGATGTCAACAGAGAGTTCGATGAACTCAATGGTTTGATTGGCAATGATCCGCGCATGACTGCTTTGACCAGTGAGCTGAAGAACATGTGGGACGAGGAATTTAAAAAAGTCGAAGCAATCACGCCAGCTGTGAATGGGGCTGACATTGCCCAGTCATTTACACGCATGCCTGAAATCCGCCCCTTTATTAAGCGCGCGGGCATTAAAACCAAGGTGATGAATCGCATCCTCGCTCAGCAGCGTCAGTATCTTAATCAGGTACGCGACCGCGAGGTAGCCTCGCGCGAAAAAGTCAAAGAAGCAGTGTTTTGGGGCATTTTTGGCAATTTTATCCTGGCTGTTGTACTGGTACTGGTGTTTTTGCGGGATATCACTGGACGACTTGCCGTACTTGTTGAAAACGCCAGGCGCTTGCCGCAGGGCGAAGAACTCGTCAATCATGTCAGTGGCTCCGATGAACTCTTTATGCTTGATAATGTCCTCCACGATGCTGCCCGCGAAATCAAACAGGCACAGGCAGACAGACAATCAATTATTGAAATGGTGGCGCATGACTTGCGCTCGCCCCTGATGTCTTCGCAGGTTGCCCTTGATTTGCTCGGTAAAGACGCGCAGACGACACTGGGCTCATCTTCGCAGAGACATGTTGAGACAGTCAAACGCAATATCACCCGGCTTGTTTCGCTGGTCAATGATTTGCTCACAGTCGAAAAACTGGAAGCAGGCAAACTTGAACTAGACTTGGAAAATCTCGATATCCACAGTCTTGTCGAAGAAGCACTGCAGAGTGTCAGTGGTCTGGCCAATCAAAAGCAAATTGTCCTCAAAAATGCTGGACATAGTCAGACGATTGTGGCTGACCGCGCCAGGCTTATACAGGTGCTGGTCAATTATCTAGCCAATGCTATAAAATTTTCGCCCAAAAACAGTACTGTCACCGTATTTAGTAGCAAAGAAAATGGACTTATCAAAATTGGTGTCAGGGATGAAGGTCCCGGTATGAGTCAGGAAGAGCAGGAGCGGCTATTTAGCAAGTTTTACCAGACCC includes:
- a CDS encoding response regulator transcription factor, whose translation is MAKILLVEDDLELAERMQDWFTLENHALEVVHNGGDALQMLGSFEFDVIVLDWGLPGVAGIDVLRTYRKNGGTTPIIFLTGRGEIINREEGLDSGADDYMVKPFDVRELSARIRSLLRRPKGLLPTELTIQGLHLELETRTAKAGANAVHLMPKQCSLLEFLMRHPNRPFGAKALLDAVWPSESEASEDTVRTCMKTLRRQLANIGKEDLIKTVLGSGYLIEDKVEDKKASQ